A portion of the Paenibacillus hamazuiensis genome contains these proteins:
- the dapF gene encoding diaminopimelate epimerase, whose amino-acid sequence MKFTKMHGLGNDFIVIAGEEALPADAGTLAAKLCSRFFGIGADGLVYILPSDKADFMMRIINSDGSEAEQCGNAIRCAAKYIYDNGLVDTGKKEIAIETIGAGAQRVQLHVKDGKAETVRVDMGEPVLEGLKVPTTVDRNPVVEHPVSADGRDFRFTAVSMGNPHCVIFVEDAVHFDLHTWGPKLEVHPLFPKKINVEFATVRSRDRIDMRVWERGAGPTLACGTGACATLVASVLNGYADRSAVVSLKGGDLHIEWSEADNHVYMTGPAEEVFQGTVNIS is encoded by the coding sequence ATGAAATTTACAAAAATGCACGGGCTCGGCAACGATTTTATCGTCATAGCGGGAGAAGAGGCGCTTCCGGCGGATGCCGGCACGCTTGCCGCGAAGCTGTGCAGCCGTTTTTTCGGGATCGGAGCCGACGGTCTCGTTTACATTTTGCCTTCGGACAAAGCCGACTTTATGATGCGCATCATCAACTCCGACGGCTCGGAGGCGGAGCAGTGCGGCAATGCGATCCGCTGCGCGGCCAAGTATATATACGACAACGGCCTTGTCGATACCGGCAAGAAGGAGATCGCGATCGAGACGATCGGAGCCGGTGCGCAGCGGGTGCAGCTGCATGTAAAGGACGGCAAGGCGGAAACGGTTCGCGTCGATATGGGAGAACCTGTGCTTGAAGGCTTGAAGGTGCCGACGACGGTGGACCGAAATCCGGTCGTGGAGCATCCGGTTTCCGCCGACGGCCGCGATTTTCGCTTTACGGCTGTATCGATGGGGAATCCTCACTGCGTTATTTTTGTCGAGGACGCGGTACATTTCGATTTGCACACGTGGGGGCCGAAGCTTGAGGTCCATCCTTTGTTTCCGAAAAAAATTAACGTCGAATTTGCAACCGTTCGTTCGCGGGACCGTATCGATATGAGAGTGTGGGAGCGCGGAGCCGGACCGACGCTGGCCTGCGGCACCGGCGCGTGCGCGACGCTGGTCGCATCCGTGCTGAACGGCTATGCGGACCGCAGCGCCGTCGTATCGCTCAAGGGCGGCGATCTGCACATCGAGTGGAGTGAAGCCGACAATCACGTATATATGACCGGACCCGCCGAAGAGGTGTTTCAGGGAACCG
- a CDS encoding calcium-translocating P-type ATPase, SERCA-type has product MSQKKWYQMSAQEVSQAWQTDPVQGLSSDEGRKRQGEHGLNELSEGDKVSPITLFLNQFKDFMVLVLMGATLISGLLGEYLDAITIVAIIIMNGILGFVQEFRAERSLRALKELSAPHAKVLRDGTVCQIPARELVPGDVVLLESGDRVPADVRFIETNGVYIEESALTGESVPVAKQTELLGADEIPLGDQRNLGFMGTMMTRGTARGIVVRTGMETEMGKIADLIQNTESMETPLQHRLEQLGKILIMVALGLTVMVVVAGIMHGQPPYGMFLAGVSLAVAAIPEGLPAIVTIALALGVQRMIQRKAIVRKLPSVETLGCASVICSDKTGTLTQNKMTVTHLWLGGNLMEVSGDGYDPQGDIVYRGESVDIRKNQMLRRMLQVSVLCNNASLFEEESEGKKKKGKEEAAPVWSIKGDPTEGALVVLGAKAGITAESLDGLYRRVAEMPFDSERKRMSVIVEHQGGQMVCTKGAPDVLLAHCSYVLWDDKVIPFTPTLKQKVMAANEGMAKNALRVLGLAYRDMKQGERSDSTLEVENNLVFVGLTGMIDPPRREVRDAIVKCKRAGIKTVMITGDHQTTAEAIAKQLGIIPPDGLVLNGGQLSQLTDEELDDKADNIYVYARVSPEHKLRIVKSLQRKGHVVAMTGDGVNDAPAIKAADIGIAMGISGTDVSKEASALVLSDDNFATIVAAIEEGRGIYENIRKFIRYLLASNVGEILTMFLAMMAGLPLPLVPIQILWVNLVTDGLPAMALGVDQAEKDLMQQKPRGAKENIFARRLGWKIISRGVLIGICTLAAFWLALQENPDSASHLVKAQTVAFATLVMAQLIHVFDCRSSRSIFHRNPLQNRYLVLAVISSLLLVLAVLYTPQLQPIFKTVPLNLRDWIVVLVFAGIPTFLMGIGSVLQNPSKRKSVKYGGGSAKPAVR; this is encoded by the coding sequence ATGAGTCAGAAAAAGTGGTATCAGATGTCGGCACAGGAGGTTTCGCAGGCATGGCAGACGGACCCGGTCCAGGGCTTATCTTCGGATGAAGGGCGAAAACGGCAGGGGGAGCACGGGCTCAACGAACTGTCGGAAGGGGATAAAGTATCGCCGATTACGCTGTTCCTCAATCAGTTTAAAGATTTTATGGTGCTTGTGCTGATGGGAGCCACGCTCATTTCCGGCCTGCTCGGCGAATATTTGGACGCGATTACGATCGTCGCCATCATCATCATGAACGGCATTCTCGGCTTCGTTCAGGAGTTCCGCGCGGAACGCTCGCTGCGCGCTCTTAAGGAATTATCCGCGCCGCATGCGAAGGTACTTCGGGACGGAACGGTCTGTCAAATTCCGGCACGAGAGCTGGTGCCGGGAGACGTGGTGCTGCTGGAAAGCGGCGACCGGGTGCCGGCGGACGTCCGTTTTATCGAGACGAACGGCGTATATATCGAAGAGTCCGCATTAACGGGCGAATCCGTGCCGGTAGCCAAACAGACGGAACTGCTCGGAGCGGACGAAATTCCGCTCGGCGACCAGCGTAACCTCGGTTTTATGGGGACGATGATGACGCGCGGAACCGCACGGGGAATCGTCGTTCGCACAGGCATGGAAACCGAGATGGGGAAAATCGCCGATCTCATCCAAAATACCGAATCGATGGAAACGCCGCTGCAGCACCGGCTCGAGCAGCTCGGCAAAATTTTGATCATGGTCGCCCTCGGTCTGACTGTGATGGTTGTCGTCGCGGGCATTATGCACGGACAGCCGCCGTACGGCATGTTCCTTGCGGGAGTGAGCCTTGCCGTTGCGGCGATTCCCGAAGGGCTGCCGGCGATCGTGACGATTGCGCTCGCACTCGGCGTGCAGCGGATGATCCAGCGCAAGGCGATCGTGCGCAAGCTTCCATCCGTTGAAACGCTCGGCTGCGCGTCCGTCATCTGCTCTGACAAGACGGGGACGCTCACGCAAAACAAAATGACGGTGACCCATCTGTGGCTTGGCGGCAATCTGATGGAAGTATCCGGCGACGGATACGATCCGCAAGGCGATATCGTTTATCGCGGCGAAAGCGTCGATATCCGTAAAAACCAGATGCTGCGGCGGATGCTGCAGGTGTCGGTGCTTTGCAACAATGCGAGTCTTTTCGAAGAGGAAAGCGAAGGCAAGAAGAAAAAAGGGAAAGAAGAAGCCGCTCCGGTATGGAGCATTAAGGGGGATCCGACGGAGGGAGCGCTCGTCGTGCTCGGCGCGAAGGCGGGGATTACGGCGGAATCGCTGGACGGCTTGTACCGCCGCGTTGCGGAAATGCCTTTCGACTCCGAGCGCAAGCGGATGTCCGTCATCGTCGAGCATCAGGGCGGGCAAATGGTTTGCACCAAGGGAGCGCCGGACGTGCTGCTGGCGCACTGCAGCTACGTGCTGTGGGACGACAAGGTGATTCCGTTTACGCCGACGCTGAAGCAAAAGGTAATGGCTGCAAACGAAGGCATGGCGAAAAACGCGCTGCGCGTCCTCGGCCTCGCATACCGCGACATGAAGCAGGGCGAAAGAAGCGATTCCACCCTCGAGGTGGAAAACAACCTCGTGTTTGTCGGGCTGACCGGAATGATCGATCCGCCGCGCCGCGAGGTGCGCGATGCGATCGTCAAGTGCAAGCGGGCCGGCATCAAGACGGTCATGATTACCGGCGATCACCAGACGACGGCGGAAGCGATCGCCAAACAGCTCGGCATCATCCCTCCGGACGGACTTGTGCTGAACGGCGGACAGCTGAGCCAACTGACCGACGAAGAGCTCGACGACAAGGCGGACAATATCTATGTCTATGCGCGTGTCTCGCCCGAGCATAAGCTGCGGATCGTCAAGTCGCTGCAGCGCAAAGGCCATGTCGTGGCAATGACCGGCGACGGCGTGAACGACGCGCCGGCCATCAAGGCGGCCGATATCGGCATCGCGATGGGCATCAGCGGCACGGACGTATCGAAGGAAGCGTCGGCGCTCGTGCTGAGCGACGACAATTTCGCGACGATCGTCGCAGCGATCGAGGAAGGCCGCGGCATTTACGAAAACATCCGCAAGTTCATCCGGTATCTGCTCGCTTCCAACGTCGGGGAGATTTTGACGATGTTTCTGGCCATGATGGCGGGTCTGCCGCTTCCGCTCGTGCCGATCCAAATTTTGTGGGTGAACCTGGTGACCGACGGTTTGCCGGCCATGGCGCTCGGCGTAGACCAGGCCGAAAAAGATTTGATGCAGCAAAAGCCGCGCGGGGCGAAGGAAAACATTTTCGCGCGCCGTCTCGGCTGGAAGATCATCAGCCGCGGCGTATTGATCGGCATATGCACGCTGGCGGCATTCTGGCTTGCGCTGCAGGAAAATCCGGACAGCGCTTCGCACCTCGTCAAGGCGCAGACGGTCGCTTTCGCTACACTGGTGATGGCGCAGCTCATCCACGTATTCGACTGCCGCAGCTCGCGGTCGATTTTTCACCGCAACCCGCTGCAAAACCGCTACCTGGTGCTGGCTGTCATTTCCTCGCTGCTGCTTGTGCTCGCCGTGCTGTATACACCTCAGCTCCAGCCGATTTTCAAAACGGTTCCGCTGAACCTGCGCGACTGGATCGTCGTACTGGTGTTCGCCGGCATTCCGACGTTCCTGATGGGAATCGGCAGCGTGCTGCAAAATCCGTCGAAGCGCAAATCGGTCAAATACGGCGGCGGCAGCGCGAAGCCGGCCGTAAGATAA
- a CDS encoding Rqc2 family fibronectin-binding protein, translated as MSFDGIVVRALVHELQACVGGRITKVHQPTDQDIVLQIRAQGQNMKLLLSANPTYPRIHLTQASYQNPLEAPMFCMLLRKHSEGGIIEAIEQVGMERIVRFQVRQRDELGDISIKTIVVEIMGRHSNIILIDPASETILDGIHHVTPAISSYRIVMPGSKYVAPPEQHKLNPLDTSKEQWKELLQDSPPDRPEESLEQKLVRQLSGISPLVAKEIVFRSGIGRDTDVQEAAERLWAPYSELVSEWSAHRYEPNIREQPASGKTYFSVIALTHVAAEGTAFPAVSECLEAFYGDKAERDTIKQRVSDLIRLLQNEKSKNVKKLEKLRETLEEAHDADKYRILGELLTASMHLFQKGDKQVEVINYYDEEQRTISIELDPLLTPSENAQRYFKKYTKTKNSVVAVREQIDSTQEEIRYLESLLQQLDSANLSDIEEIRDELVGQGYIRDRQKKARRKKKNDKPVLACYSSSEGVPIYVGKNNTQNEYLTNRLAHPNDTWLHTKDIPGSHVVIRAAEFGDATLREAAQLAAYFSQARSSSQVPVDYTLIRHVRKPNGSKPGFVIYDNQKTLYVTPDEGFVKGLKGTP; from the coding sequence ATGTCTTTCGACGGCATTGTAGTCCGCGCCCTCGTACACGAGCTTCAAGCTTGTGTCGGCGGCAGAATCACGAAAGTGCACCAACCGACCGACCAGGACATTGTGCTGCAAATACGCGCACAAGGCCAAAATATGAAGCTGCTTTTATCGGCTAATCCTACCTATCCGCGCATTCATCTGACCCAGGCGTCCTATCAAAACCCGCTGGAAGCCCCGATGTTCTGCATGCTGCTGCGCAAGCACAGCGAAGGAGGCATCATCGAAGCGATCGAACAGGTCGGTATGGAACGGATCGTTCGTTTTCAGGTGCGGCAGCGCGACGAGCTCGGCGACATCAGCATCAAAACGATCGTCGTGGAAATTATGGGCCGGCACAGCAACATCATCCTTATCGATCCGGCATCGGAAACGATTTTGGACGGCATTCATCATGTGACGCCGGCGATCAGCAGCTATCGCATCGTGATGCCCGGCAGCAAATATGTCGCCCCTCCCGAACAGCATAAGCTGAACCCGCTGGACACATCGAAGGAACAGTGGAAAGAGCTGCTGCAGGATTCGCCGCCCGACCGGCCGGAAGAATCGCTTGAGCAAAAGCTCGTCCGCCAGCTTAGCGGAATCAGCCCTCTCGTCGCCAAAGAAATCGTTTTTCGCAGCGGCATCGGGCGGGATACGGATGTGCAAGAAGCAGCCGAACGGCTGTGGGCGCCTTACTCGGAACTGGTAAGCGAATGGTCCGCACACCGTTACGAGCCGAATATCAGGGAGCAGCCTGCTTCCGGAAAAACGTATTTTTCCGTCATTGCCTTGACTCATGTGGCCGCCGAAGGAACAGCATTTCCTGCCGTAAGCGAATGTCTGGAGGCGTTTTACGGGGATAAAGCGGAGCGGGATACGATCAAGCAGCGTGTTTCCGATCTGATTCGCCTGCTGCAAAACGAAAAAAGCAAAAATGTCAAAAAGCTTGAAAAGCTGCGGGAAACGCTCGAAGAAGCCCATGACGCCGATAAATACCGGATTTTGGGCGAGCTTTTGACCGCTTCGATGCACCTGTTTCAGAAGGGCGACAAGCAGGTTGAGGTCATCAACTATTATGACGAAGAACAGCGAACGATCTCGATTGAGCTCGATCCGCTGCTCACTCCGTCCGAAAACGCCCAGCGGTATTTTAAGAAATATACGAAAACGAAAAACAGCGTCGTCGCCGTCCGCGAGCAAATCGACAGCACGCAGGAAGAAATCCGCTATCTCGAAAGCCTGCTTCAGCAGCTGGACAGCGCCAATTTAAGCGATATCGAGGAGATTCGCGACGAGCTTGTCGGACAAGGATACATCCGCGACCGCCAAAAGAAAGCGCGCAGGAAAAAGAAAAACGACAAGCCCGTGCTGGCCTGCTACTCTTCCAGCGAAGGTGTGCCGATTTATGTCGGAAAAAATAATACGCAAAACGAGTACTTAACCAACCGTCTGGCGCATCCGAACGACACGTGGCTGCATACGAAGGATATCCCTGGTTCGCACGTCGTCATCCGCGCCGCGGAGTTCGGCGATGCCACGCTCCGGGAGGCCGCGCAGCTGGCTGCCTATTTCAGTCAAGCCCGCTCTTCCAGCCAGGTGCCCGTCGACTACACCTTGATTCGCCACGTCCGCAAGCCCAACGGCTCCAAGCCGGGGTTCGTCATTTACGATAATCAGAAGACGCTCTATGTAACGCCGGATGAAGGGTTTGTCAAAGGGCTGAAGGGCACCCCCTAG
- a CDS encoding UDP-glucose dehydrogenase family protein has translation MGEKIAVIGTGYVGLVSGACFAEIGHRVVCADVDEGKIERLRAADIPIYEPGLDHLVRRNLGSGRLRFTADIDTAVRDADIVYVAVGTPGLDSGAVDLSQVSQAVRQIAAHLNGYKIIVIKSTVPVGTFRFVEQTVKEAAGENARFDVVSNPEFLREGSAIRDSFHPDRIVIGATSDTAARRIARVHESMGTEVLFVDPESAELIKYASNAFLAAKISFINEMANVCEKTGADIALVARGMGMDRRIGPYFLQAGIGYGGSCFPKDTKAQLHVAKKLGCDMKILQAAIEVNERQRLLFADKVARALDGSVKDRIVAVMGLAFKPNTDDVREAPALDIIRVLRQSGAQMRAYDPVATEKAGLHLPGVCLYSDPYEAISGADAMVVCTEWDQVKNMDLHEVKRRLRTPVVVDGRNVFEPKLMVQLGFRYHSVGRKNVQEEYAGIV, from the coding sequence TAGCCGTTATCGGTACCGGTTACGTAGGTCTCGTGTCAGGAGCATGTTTTGCGGAAATAGGGCATCGCGTCGTTTGCGCCGATGTGGATGAAGGCAAAATCGAGCGGCTTCGGGCCGCCGACATTCCGATTTATGAGCCCGGGCTGGACCATCTGGTTCGCAGAAATCTGGGAAGCGGAAGGCTGCGTTTCACTGCAGACATCGACACTGCCGTCCGCGACGCCGACATCGTCTATGTCGCTGTAGGAACGCCCGGCTTGGATAGCGGAGCAGTCGATCTTTCGCAGGTGAGCCAGGCGGTGCGGCAAATAGCCGCCCATTTGAACGGATACAAAATCATCGTAATCAAAAGCACGGTTCCCGTCGGCACATTTCGCTTCGTGGAGCAGACGGTCAAAGAAGCTGCGGGGGAAAACGCGCGGTTCGATGTAGTGTCGAACCCCGAGTTTTTGCGGGAAGGATCGGCGATCCGCGATTCGTTTCATCCGGACCGGATCGTGATCGGCGCGACGAGCGACACCGCTGCGCGGCGGATCGCCCGAGTGCACGAGAGCATGGGAACGGAAGTGCTTTTCGTGGACCCGGAAAGTGCGGAGCTGATCAAATATGCGTCCAATGCGTTTTTGGCGGCAAAAATATCGTTTATTAACGAAATGGCAAACGTGTGCGAAAAAACAGGAGCCGACATCGCTCTTGTCGCCCGAGGGATGGGCATGGACCGGCGGATCGGACCGTATTTCTTGCAGGCTGGCATCGGCTACGGAGGCTCCTGCTTTCCGAAGGATACGAAAGCCCAACTGCACGTGGCGAAAAAACTTGGATGCGATATGAAAATATTGCAGGCCGCCATCGAGGTCAACGAGCGGCAGCGCCTTCTGTTCGCGGACAAAGTGGCGCGTGCCCTGGACGGGAGCGTCAAGGACCGCATCGTGGCGGTGATGGGGCTGGCCTTCAAGCCGAACACCGACGACGTGAGAGAAGCGCCGGCTCTCGACATCATCAGGGTGCTCCGGCAAAGCGGCGCGCAAATGCGGGCCTACGACCCGGTCGCAACGGAAAAAGCCGGGCTGCATCTCCCGGGGGTTTGTCTATATTCCGATCCGTACGAAGCGATCTCCGGCGCGGACGCAATGGTCGTCTGCACCGAGTGGGACCAGGTGAAAAACATGGACTTGCATGAAGTGAAGCGGCGCCTTCGCACCCCGGTCGTCGTTGACGGCCGCAATGTGTTCGAACCGAAGCTTATGGTGCAGCTCGGTTTCCGTTACCATTCCGTCGGACGCAAAAACGTGCAGGAAGAGTATGCAGGCATCGTTTAA